One Dysidea avara chromosome 7, odDysAvar1.4, whole genome shotgun sequence genomic region harbors:
- the LOC136259772 gene encoding uncharacterized protein, whose product MAALRAVDIVKKLGNQAARLTEGNLRKAFVGGVWRDAHSKKTFLVYNPATWEVIAEVPDMNKDDVLEAISEAHTAQKSWCRITAKERASVLKNCHTRLLDVKDHLAELITLEQGKPLVEAQAEVAYGLSFVEWFAEESSRVYGDIIPAPIKGQRTLVIKQPVGVAALIVPWNFPCAMLLRKASAALAAGCSVVAKPSEETPLSAMVIAEVFAQGGTPPGLFNLVTCSRPQISEVSDAICTSNDISKVSFTGSTAVGRLLMRNCADSIKRLSLELGGNAPLIVFKSADVETAVKGTIAAKFRNTGQTCIAANRILVQDVIFDEYVEQLTKKVKGLKLGKGFDTGVNQGPLITPKAIDKVTQLVSDATSKGAEIITGGNIDDQLGTCFYRPSVITNMDPSMDMTHEEIFGPVAPITKFHDEDEAIALANNTSYGLASYFFTNDLRQSWRVAEQIECGILGINEGAVSAASVPFGGIKQSGLGREGSKYGINEYVDIKYLCIGGL is encoded by the exons ATGGCGGCGTTAAGAGCTGTGGATATTGTAAAGAAATTAGGTAACCAAGCGGCTCGCTTGACTGAAGGAAACTTAAGAAAAGCGTTTGTTGGCGGGGTATGGAGAGACGCCCATTCAAAGAAGACCTTTCTCGTGTACAACCCAGCAACATGGGAGGTGATTGCAGAAGTTCCTGATATGAACAAGGATGATGTACTGGAGGCCATTTCTGAAGCACATACTGCTCAAAAAAGTTGGTGCAGGATAACTGCCAAA GAGAGAGCTAGTGTTCTAAAGAATTGTCACACTCGATTACTGGATGTTAAAGACCACTTGGCTGAACTAATAACACTAGAACAG GGTAAACCATTGGTGGAAGCACAAGCAGAAGTAGCTTATGGTTTATCATTCGTTGAATGGTTTGCTGAGGAAAGCAGCAGAGTATATGGTGATATCATTCCCGCTCCTATCAAGGGCCAGAGGACACTAGTCATTAAACAACCAGTTGGAGTGGCTGCGTTGATTGTCCCC TGGAACTTCCCCTGTGCCATGTTGCTGCGTAAAGCATCAGCAGCTTTAGCCGCTGGTTGCAGTGTAGTGGCCAAGCCTTCGGAGGAGACTCCCTTGTCAGCCATGGTTATTGCAGAG GTGTTTGCTCAGGGTGGGACACCACCAGGATTGTTCAACTTGGTGACGTGCAGCAGACCCCAAATATCTGAAGTTAGTGACGCAATCTGTACTAGCAATGATATCTCTAAGGTATCATTTACCGGTTCTACTGCAGTAGGAAGG TTATTAATGCGAAATTGTGCTGATAGTATAAAGCGTCTTTCACTGGAGCTTGGTGGAAATGCTCCCCTCATTGTCTTCAAATCAGCTGATGTGGAGACTGCAGTAAAAGGAACAATAGCAGCAAAGTTCAGGAATACAGGACAG ACATGCATTGCTGCCAATCGCATCTTAGTACAGGATGTAATTTTTGATGAATACGTTGAGCAGTTGACCAAGAAAGTAAAGGGACTCAAATTAGGAAAAGGTTTTGACACAGGAGTCAACCAAGGACCACTCATTACCCCAAAAGCTATTGATAAG GTAACACAACTTGTCTCTGATGCCACATCAAAAGGTGCTGAGATCATCACAGGCGGAAACattgatgaccagttgggaacATGTTTCTACAGGCCTTCAGTGATCACCAACATGGACCCCAGCATGGACATGACCCATGAAGAAATATTCGGTCCAGTAGCACCCATCACTAA ATTTCATGATGAAGACGAAGCTATAGCACTTGCAAATAACACATCTTATGGTTTAGCAT CTTATTTCTTCACTAATGACCTGAGACAATCTTGGAGGGTTGCCGAACAAATAGAGTGCGGAATACTAGGAATTAATGAAGGTGCTGTGTCTGCGGCAAGTGTCCCATTTGGTGGCATCAAGCAGTCAGGACTGGGCAGAGAGGGATCAAAGTACGGCATCAACGAGTACGTTGACATTAAATATTTGTGCATTGGAGGATTGTGA
- the LOC136259765 gene encoding protein MCM10 homolog isoform X2, with translation MDTFHEDDVIKGFESDEDQLEYLASLMSDGEDDGTQLKTPGDEQKKSRTESKAFDKELDEITKSRKRKLSSESGKRVNKKKKEQVNDKTASLQVELEEMKKKMMKMEQLLKEKQPSAQPTNKGTTNKRDVNGRRLAHQPQCSNNASSSVVNTSLKDNKNTIGNKTTGLGHKQQHDNAKQILASDKSVNEKECITEIYSGLRIRNPLVSSQTMKERMANRKMIRIPMVCSHVKDGDIAGEWVTIGVVVSKLPPKDTAKGGRYCILRISDLSSQSAVLALFLFDNACKVHWKLQTGDVIAVLSPSLRPDDRAESGGKYTLSLSNADKLMRMGSSRDFTTCGGIVKSTGKKCTNFAKKSEGGCCEYHISQEYRSRIASRMELQSGYGPTVSGMERLKKKMKHDNAFYGGDFLRASDDSGSIPKKKVKNRLFAPGAKEAAAYMSEELQKERQSNKPTAEESAVFKEMLKLQSSGARNFNHYRTKDRPTLSDDKPPDLLTMEFIQKQQDGNGSSGVHLPAVTPFLGRGLLPGTEVDLTSSLKPNMRTAKLKAIAAVQQNPIEREDPNAIKKQNTSDKIKESIAERAKGSAEHKENVSSEQDRNGKKRMNSEEIERIMNKKSSHSWEINEEEWAREEFYFRQLEIKEAMEEKMQKIEKLSVKVVTCKECGYTAEHASERCRKEGHKLVHKRAEKRFFNCSSCKTRIIAYDRYPKQACSTCGGNNFKKAGMFKERTGPKLDSEKLLLRGEEEKFLTSLR, from the exons ATGGACACTTTTCACGAGGATGATG TGATAAAAGGTTTTGAAAGTGATGAGGACCAACTCGAGTACCTCGCCTCTCTAATGAGCGATGGAGAAGACGATGGAACACAACTCAAGACACCAGGAGATGAACAAAAAAAGAGTAGAACTGAAAGCAAAGCTTTTGACAAGGAACTGGACGAGATAACTAAGAGTAGGAAGCGAAAACTATCTAGTGAGTCAGGGAAACGTGTtaacaagaaaaaaaaagaacaaGTGAATGACAAGACAGCTTCACTACAAG TTGAACTAGAagaaatgaaaaagaaaatgatgaaaatggagcaattgttAAAGGAGAAACAGCCCTCAGCACAGCCAACAAACAAAG GTACTACAAACAAGAGAGATGTTAATGGAAGAAGATTAGCACATCAACCACAATGTAGCAACAATG CGTCATCCAGTGTGGTAAACACTTCACTGAAGgataataaaaatactattgGTAACAAGACTACTGGATTGGGTCACaaacagcaacatgataatgCCAAACAAATTTTGGCTAGTGATAAATCTGTCAATGAAAAAGAGTGCATCACTGAGATATACTCAGGGCTCAGAATCAG AAATCCATTAGTTTCATCACAGACTATGAAGGAAAGAATGGCCAATAGAAAGATGATTCGAATTCCCATGGTATGTTCTCATGTGAAGGATGGTGATATTGCCGGAGAGTGGGTCACCATTGGGGTAGTTGTTAGTAAGCTACCTCCTAAAGACACGGCAAAG GGAGGGAGATATTGTATACTTCGTATATCGGACTTATCCTCTCAAAGTGCAGTCCTTGCATTGTTCTTGTTTGACAATGCTTGTAAGGTCCACTGGAAGCTACAAACAGGAGATGTGATAGCAGTATTGAGCCCCAGCTTGAGGCCAGATGACCGGGCTGAGTCAGGTGGAAAGTACACACTCTCATTAAGTAATGCAGACAAGCTGATGAGAATGGGATCATCACGCGATTTTACCACGTGTGGTGGAATTGTGAAGAGCACAGGCAAAAAGTGCACAAATTTTGCCAAGAA GTCAGAGGGAGGCTGTTGTGAGTACCATATCAGTCAAGAGTATCGGTCCAGGATAGCATCTCGGATGGAACTACAAAGCGG ATATGGTCCAACAGTGTCAGGAATGGAAAGactgaagaaaaaaatgaaacaCGATAATGCATTTTATGGTGGTGACTTTCTCAGAGCTTCTGACGACTCTGGAAGTATTCCTAAGAAAAAGGTTAAGAATCGTTTATTTGCTCCTGGTGCCAAAGAGGCGGCTGCTTATATGAGTGAGGAATTACAGAAGGAGAGACAATCAAACAAACCAACTGCTGAAGAATCAGCTGTTTT CAAGGAAATGTTGAAGCTTCAGTCTTCTGGAGCACGCAACTTCAACCATTACAGGACTAAAGAtaggccaacattatcag ATGACAAACCACCAGATTTGTTAACAATGGAGTTTATCCAAAAGCAGCAAGACGGCAATGGCAGCAGTGGTGTTCATTTACCAGCAGTGACACCATTTTTGGGCCGTGGTCTGTTACCAGGAACTGAAGTGGATTTAACTTCTTCCTTGAAGCCAAATATGAGGACAGCTAAA CTAAAAGCTATTGCAGCAGTACAACAGAACCCCATTGAGAGGGAGGACCCCAATGCCATCAAGAAGCAAAATACGAGTGATAAAATTAAGGAGTCAATAGCTGAGAGAGCAAAAGGATCTGCCGAACATAAGGAGAATG TGTCCTCAGAACAAGACAGAAATGGTAAGAAGAGAATGAATAGTGAAGAGATTGAAAGAATAATGAATAAAAAATCATCTCATAGTTGGGAGATAAATGAG GAAGAGTGGGCCAGAGAGGAGTTTTATTTCCGGCAGTTAGAGATAAAGGAAGCCATGGAAGAAAAGATGCAAAAGATTGAGAAATTGTCTGTTAAAGTGGTCACCTGCAAAGAG TGTGGCTACACAGCTGAACATGCCAGTGAAAGGTGCAGGAAAGAAGGACACAAACTTGTACACAAGAGAGCAGAAAAAAGATTTTTTAATTGTTCATCATGTAAGACACGTATCATAGCATACGATCGCTACCCAAAGCAAGCATGCAG TACATGTGGTGGTAACAACTTCAAGAAGGCAGGGATGTTTAAG GAAAGAACTGGTCCCAAGTTAGACAGTGAAAAATTATTACTGAGAGGAGAAGAGGAAAAGTTTCTGACTAGTTTACGATAA
- the LOC136259785 gene encoding MICOS complex subunit MIC19-like — protein MGAGGSSEEREVTVEQDDSDSSGLSIKVTEDFVKHVYNKSSGRDDDVEDGSTSSNNRDLKRELAWYKQELQKEQRKIEHFQQMSAQHFSQEAEVVHQKFESTPLTKLVPVCKDLEQQVLQCYKQNPGRSLNCSDVVRNYQECVNKARKGVLAK, from the exons ATGGGTGCCGGTGGTTCTTCAGAAGAAAGAGAAGTTACAGTGGAACAAGACGATAGCGATTCGTCCGGTCTTTCGATAAAG GTGACAGAGGACTTTGTCAAGCACGTGTACAACAAGTCCTCGGGTAGAGATGATGACGTTGAAG ATGGGTCAACATCCTCCAACAACCGAGACCTTAAGAGGGAGCTTGCATGGTACAAACAAGAGTTACAAAAGGAACAAAGAAAG ATAGAACACTTTCAGCAAATGAGTGCACAACATTTTAGCCAGGAGGCAGAAGTAGTCCACCAAAAGTTTGA ATCTACTCCACTTACAAAACTGGTACCTGTTTGTAAGGACCTAGAACAACAGGTAttgcagtgttacaaacaaaatcCAGGTAGAAGTCTCAACTGTTCTGATGTAGTACGCAATTACCAAGAGTGTGTAAACAAAGCAAGAAAG GGTGTACTAGCAAAATAA
- the LOC136259783 gene encoding uncharacterized protein: MSNPYSFSLQSKWDFDVKQNYLLGKSDATVSNWIPAPRLRPGFRASGVDRQVDFSHRYHQVSLKDEATNKDPSTIKAAHVVPHPQYKWHRHTIACIPLETDEYYKERILEIIKQNRKTSPQITRKDFQPRVKCSRKDDDRVKIAQDHLSCANHPYTNPKPHDFRPDNIILLENKPRMRFLTTPDSGKTGLNKQLSQDRPFSAQTYPKARVNKVGTDIVTRVIPQAKYHKDLYFKKGRYSPAFTAHNAYLDRILKNVTD, from the exons ATGAGTAACCCGTATTCTTTCAGCTTGCAGTCAAAGTGGGACTTCGATGTCAAGCAAAATTACTTATTGGGTAAAAGTGATGCCACAGTTTCCAATTGGATACCAGCCCCAAGACTGAGACCTGGATTCCGGGCTAGCGGTGTAGACCGCCAGGTAGACTTTTCCCATCGCTACCACCAGGTCTCCCTCAAAGATGAGGCCACAAACAAGGATCCATCAACAATCAAGGCTGCTCATGTAGTTCCACACCCTCAGTACAAGTGGCACAGACACACAATTGCTTGTATTCCTCTGGAAACTGATGAATACTACAAGGAGAGGATTTTAGAAATTATAAAACAAAACAGAAAGACAAGTCCACAGATAACAAGAAAAGATTTTCAGCCGAGGGTGAAATGCTCTCGTAAAGATGATGATCGGGTCAAAATAGCTCAAGACCATCTCTCATGTGCCAATCATCCTTACACCAACCCCAAGCCACATGACTTTAGACCA gataatattattttactgGAGAACAAACCCAGGATGAGGTTTCTCACTACTCCTGATTCAGGAAAAACAGGGTTGAACAAACAGCTTAGTCAGGATCGTCCTTTTTCTG CCCAGACTTATCCTAAAGCAAGAGTAAACAAGGTTGGGACAGATATTGTTACTAGAGTCATACCACAAGCCAAATATCATAAAGACCTCTACTTTAAGAAAGGG CGATACTCTCCTGCGTTCACTGCTCATAACGCTTACTTGGATCGTATATTGAAGAATGTTACTGACTGA
- the LOC136259765 gene encoding protein MCM10 homolog isoform X1, with protein MDTFHEDDVIKGFESDEDQLEYLASLMSDGEDDGTQLKTPGDEQKKSRTESKAFDKELDEITKSRKRKLSSESGKRVNKKKKEQVNDKTASLQVELEEMKKKMMKMEQLLKEKQPSAQPTNKGTTNKRDVNGRRLAHQPQCSNNVASSSVVNTSLKDNKNTIGNKTTGLGHKQQHDNAKQILASDKSVNEKECITEIYSGLRIRNPLVSSQTMKERMANRKMIRIPMVCSHVKDGDIAGEWVTIGVVVSKLPPKDTAKGGRYCILRISDLSSQSAVLALFLFDNACKVHWKLQTGDVIAVLSPSLRPDDRAESGGKYTLSLSNADKLMRMGSSRDFTTCGGIVKSTGKKCTNFAKKSEGGCCEYHISQEYRSRIASRMELQSGYGPTVSGMERLKKKMKHDNAFYGGDFLRASDDSGSIPKKKVKNRLFAPGAKEAAAYMSEELQKERQSNKPTAEESAVFKEMLKLQSSGARNFNHYRTKDRPTLSDDKPPDLLTMEFIQKQQDGNGSSGVHLPAVTPFLGRGLLPGTEVDLTSSLKPNMRTAKLKAIAAVQQNPIEREDPNAIKKQNTSDKIKESIAERAKGSAEHKENVSSEQDRNGKKRMNSEEIERIMNKKSSHSWEINEEEWAREEFYFRQLEIKEAMEEKMQKIEKLSVKVVTCKECGYTAEHASERCRKEGHKLVHKRAEKRFFNCSSCKTRIIAYDRYPKQACSTCGGNNFKKAGMFKERTGPKLDSEKLLLRGEEEKFLTSLR; from the exons ATGGACACTTTTCACGAGGATGATG TGATAAAAGGTTTTGAAAGTGATGAGGACCAACTCGAGTACCTCGCCTCTCTAATGAGCGATGGAGAAGACGATGGAACACAACTCAAGACACCAGGAGATGAACAAAAAAAGAGTAGAACTGAAAGCAAAGCTTTTGACAAGGAACTGGACGAGATAACTAAGAGTAGGAAGCGAAAACTATCTAGTGAGTCAGGGAAACGTGTtaacaagaaaaaaaaagaacaaGTGAATGACAAGACAGCTTCACTACAAG TTGAACTAGAagaaatgaaaaagaaaatgatgaaaatggagcaattgttAAAGGAGAAACAGCCCTCAGCACAGCCAACAAACAAAG GTACTACAAACAAGAGAGATGTTAATGGAAGAAGATTAGCACATCAACCACAATGTAGCAACAATG TAGCGTCATCCAGTGTGGTAAACACTTCACTGAAGgataataaaaatactattgGTAACAAGACTACTGGATTGGGTCACaaacagcaacatgataatgCCAAACAAATTTTGGCTAGTGATAAATCTGTCAATGAAAAAGAGTGCATCACTGAGATATACTCAGGGCTCAGAATCAG AAATCCATTAGTTTCATCACAGACTATGAAGGAAAGAATGGCCAATAGAAAGATGATTCGAATTCCCATGGTATGTTCTCATGTGAAGGATGGTGATATTGCCGGAGAGTGGGTCACCATTGGGGTAGTTGTTAGTAAGCTACCTCCTAAAGACACGGCAAAG GGAGGGAGATATTGTATACTTCGTATATCGGACTTATCCTCTCAAAGTGCAGTCCTTGCATTGTTCTTGTTTGACAATGCTTGTAAGGTCCACTGGAAGCTACAAACAGGAGATGTGATAGCAGTATTGAGCCCCAGCTTGAGGCCAGATGACCGGGCTGAGTCAGGTGGAAAGTACACACTCTCATTAAGTAATGCAGACAAGCTGATGAGAATGGGATCATCACGCGATTTTACCACGTGTGGTGGAATTGTGAAGAGCACAGGCAAAAAGTGCACAAATTTTGCCAAGAA GTCAGAGGGAGGCTGTTGTGAGTACCATATCAGTCAAGAGTATCGGTCCAGGATAGCATCTCGGATGGAACTACAAAGCGG ATATGGTCCAACAGTGTCAGGAATGGAAAGactgaagaaaaaaatgaaacaCGATAATGCATTTTATGGTGGTGACTTTCTCAGAGCTTCTGACGACTCTGGAAGTATTCCTAAGAAAAAGGTTAAGAATCGTTTATTTGCTCCTGGTGCCAAAGAGGCGGCTGCTTATATGAGTGAGGAATTACAGAAGGAGAGACAATCAAACAAACCAACTGCTGAAGAATCAGCTGTTTT CAAGGAAATGTTGAAGCTTCAGTCTTCTGGAGCACGCAACTTCAACCATTACAGGACTAAAGAtaggccaacattatcag ATGACAAACCACCAGATTTGTTAACAATGGAGTTTATCCAAAAGCAGCAAGACGGCAATGGCAGCAGTGGTGTTCATTTACCAGCAGTGACACCATTTTTGGGCCGTGGTCTGTTACCAGGAACTGAAGTGGATTTAACTTCTTCCTTGAAGCCAAATATGAGGACAGCTAAA CTAAAAGCTATTGCAGCAGTACAACAGAACCCCATTGAGAGGGAGGACCCCAATGCCATCAAGAAGCAAAATACGAGTGATAAAATTAAGGAGTCAATAGCTGAGAGAGCAAAAGGATCTGCCGAACATAAGGAGAATG TGTCCTCAGAACAAGACAGAAATGGTAAGAAGAGAATGAATAGTGAAGAGATTGAAAGAATAATGAATAAAAAATCATCTCATAGTTGGGAGATAAATGAG GAAGAGTGGGCCAGAGAGGAGTTTTATTTCCGGCAGTTAGAGATAAAGGAAGCCATGGAAGAAAAGATGCAAAAGATTGAGAAATTGTCTGTTAAAGTGGTCACCTGCAAAGAG TGTGGCTACACAGCTGAACATGCCAGTGAAAGGTGCAGGAAAGAAGGACACAAACTTGTACACAAGAGAGCAGAAAAAAGATTTTTTAATTGTTCATCATGTAAGACACGTATCATAGCATACGATCGCTACCCAAAGCAAGCATGCAG TACATGTGGTGGTAACAACTTCAAGAAGGCAGGGATGTTTAAG GAAAGAACTGGTCCCAAGTTAGACAGTGAAAAATTATTACTGAGAGGAGAAGAGGAAAAGTTTCTGACTAGTTTACGATAA
- the LOC136259777 gene encoding transmembrane protein 43-like, producing the protein MGLSGAVCGWCCGIVLVCVAVIFLLWNEGRAVRRAYLLDEALSRCRSLTNIDVAFDNNNGHLVHLTGTLITTEPLEDTHYGISVWAVRLRRVVEMYQWVEEHYTREYEEDGETRKEVTYYYSKEWKRTLIDSSFFDESWFHKNPSTFPIGQKEWKAHTMVGSFQLSAALVELLTDWWPVELSFNDRLNSEGVILLDSVIYYSNNPTIPEVGDVRIKYEAAGHAGSTRPDRVSIIARQSQGAELTAYYSADLDEELLLLHTGTASHEEMFSKEHTSNIIMTWVYRGIGWCGTFIGFILFTNLGMYLVEDIPVIRELVSCGLLITNIILASSVTLFTIAIGWLRHRPLIAIALLAIASIPYMMMVKKQIPR; encoded by the exons atgGGACTATCTGGTGCAGTGTGTGGATGGTGTTGTGGAATTGTACTAGTGTGTGTAGCAGTGATCTTTCTTCTATGGAATGAG GGTAGAGCAGTACGGCGGGCTTACCTACTTGATGAAGCACTCTCGAGATGTCGTTCCCTCACTAACATTGATGTGGCATTTGACAACAACAATGGCCATCTCGTACACCTCACTGGTACTCTGATCACCACTGAG CCACTGGAAGACACTCACTATGGTATTAGTGTGTGGGCGGTACGGTTACGACGTGTCGTTGAGATGTACCAGTGGGTTGAAGAGCACTACACAAGAGAATATGAAGAAGATGGGGAGACTAGAAAAGAAGTGACTTATTATTACT CTAAAGAGTGGAAGAGAACGTTGATTGACAGCAGCTTCTTTGATGAGAGTTGGTTTCATAAGAACCCGAG CACATTTCCTATTGGTCAAAAAGAATGGAAGGCTCATACAATGGTAGGATCATTTCAACTATCTGCAG CCCTGGTTGAGTTATTGACCGATTGGTGGCCAGTGGAGTTGTCATTCAATGATAGATTGAACAGTGAAGGGGTCATACTCCTCGATAGTGTCATCTATTATAGTAACAATCCTACAATTCCAGAAGTGGGAGATGTACGCATCAAATATGAAGCAGCTGGTCATGCAGGCTCAACCAGACCTGATCGT GTCAGTATAATTGCTCGCCAGTCTCAAGGGGCAGAGCTAACTGCATATTATAGTGCTGACCTGGATGAGGAGCTACTTCTGTTGCACACTGGTACAGCATCACATGAG GAAATGTTCAGTAAAGAACACACTTCAAATATTATCATGACTTGGGTGTATCGTGGTATAGGCTGGTGCGGTACTTTCATTGGATTTATTCTATTTACAAATCTAGGGATGTATTTAG TGGAAGATATTCCAGTTATCAGAGAACTAGTCAGCTGTGGATTACTCATTACAAACATAATCCTGGCATCATCAGTGACCTTATTCACTATAGCTATTGGCTGGCTGCGTCATCGGCCACTGATTGCTATAGCTCTGCTTGCCATAGCTAGTATACCTTATATGATGATGGTGAAGAAACAAATACCACGATGA
- the LOC136259775 gene encoding uncharacterized protein, with protein MEKEWFDVTFIYRSHEAKDVYLAGDFCSWDVTRHRMNPCDEGFSVTLLLGEGYYEYKFYVDGHWVADDHNPHREHAYGNSIMFVHMDPGVYGLRDQHPPHRDHGRAQGDCFQVICPKVPESLSSQGVWTRLVFVYLPPSYNDGSERHYPVMYVHDGQNVFSTPGYHGGPMLGGLYLDEKLDYFWGQGLPEFIVVAIPNSDFVCCGNRKREYCPDVLSNTAQHPFVRYIIDIVKTEIDNSFRTLPDAANTYTYGASMGGVISFCMAMCCPDKFSCAISTSPSFWFVDKTGATCFDVVRSFNKLKPNCRLYIDSGDGIGDNMFYTREMATLLEEEGWKDGKDFLYYLDKCSSQRENGETHTEAVWKERLHVGLNFAFKRDTN; from the coding sequence ATGGAAAAGGAATGGTTTGACGTAACTTTTATTTACCGGTCACACGAAGCGAAAGATGTCTATCTTGCAGGAGACTTTTGCAGCTGGGACGTTACCCGTCACAGAATGAACCCCTGTGATGAAGGTTTCTCAGTCACTttgctacttggagaaggttactACGAGTACAAGTTTTATGTGGACGGTCATTGGGTCGCTGACGACCATAACCCACACCGTGAACACGCGTATGGAAACTCGATAATGTTTGTTCATATGGATCCGGGAGTTTACGGACTCCGTGATCAACATCCACCTCACAGAGACCACGGCAGAGCTCAAGGGGATTGTTTTCAAGTGATCTGTCCAAAGGTGCCTGAAAGCTTATCATCACAGGGGGTTTGGACTAGGTTGGTGTTTGTCTACCTCCCTCCATCTTACAATGATGGGAGTGAACGCCACTATCCTGTCATGTATGTCCATGATGGACAGAATGTATTCTCAACACCTGGCTATCATGGTGGACCAATGCTTGGTGGGCTTTATTTAGATGAGAAGCTAGATTATTTCTGGGGACAAGGCTTGCCAGAGTTCATTGTTGTTGCAATCCCCAATTCTGATTTTGTCTGCTGTGGAAACAGAAAACGTGAGTATTGCCCTGATGTCCTCAGTAACACAGCCCAACACCCATTTGTGAGGTATATTATTGACATAGTGAAGACAGAAATTGACAATAGCTTCAGGACCCTACCAGATGCAGCAAACACTTACACATATGGTGCTTCAATGGGTGGAGTGATCAGCTTTTGTATGGCCATGTGCTGCCCTGACAAGTTTAGTTGTGCCATCTCCACATCACCCTCGTTTTGGTTTGTTGACAAGACAGGAGCTACTTGTTTTGATGTAGTGAGAAGTTTCAACAAGCTAAAGCCAAACTGTAGGCTCTACATTGACTCTGGTGATGGAATAGGAGACAACATGTTTTATACAAGAGAAATGGCCACACTGTTGGAGGAAGAAGGCTGGAAGGATGGCAAAGACTTCCTCTACTATCTTGACAAGTGTAGCAGTCAACGAGAGAATGGGGAAACACACACTGAAGCTGTCTGGAAGGAAAGACTACATGTTGGGCTGAACTTTGCCTTTAAAAGGGACACTAACTGA